One genomic window of Medicago truncatula cultivar Jemalong A17 chromosome 1, MtrunA17r5.0-ANR, whole genome shotgun sequence includes the following:
- the LOC11425657 gene encoding BURP domain protein RD22 isoform X2 — protein MDFHLVHTITFFMLVVVATNATMLPPQLYWKSMLPTSLMPKAITNLLHPGKGGVDVGVRKGYYEGGGTDMNVGVGRSPFSYNYAASETQLHDKPNVALFFLEKDLHHGTKLNLQFTKTTSNAATFLPRQVANSIPFSLNKVEYIINKLNIKKGSKGVQIVKNTISECEEQGIKGEEKVCVTSLESMVDFTTSKLGKNVEAVSTEVNKESNLQQYTIASGVKKLGEKNKAVVCHKENYPYAVFYCHKTDTTKAYSVPLEGADGSRVKAIAVCHTDTSEWNPKHLAFQVLKVQPGTVPVCHLLPEDHVVWIRK, from the exons ATGGATTTTCATCTTGTTCACACCATTACTTTTTTCATG CTTGTGGTAGTGGCAACTAATGCTACAATGTTACCTCCTCAACTTTACTGGAAATCCATGCTTCCAACCTCTTTGATGCCAAAAGCCATCACTAATCTGCTACACCCTG GCAAGGGTGGTGTAGATGTTGGAGTCAGAAAGGGATACTATGAAGGAGGTGGCACTGATATGAATGTTGGAGTTGGACGTTCTCCATTTAGTTACAATTATGCTGCAAGTGAGACTCAGTTACATGATAAACCAAATGTAGCACTCTTCTTTTTGGAAAAGGACTTGCATCATGGAACAAAACTGAACTTGCAATTCACTAAGACCACTTCAAATGCGGCAACATTCTTGCCGCGCCAAGTTGCTAATTCAATACCTTTTTCATTAAACAAGGTGGAATACATAATCAACAAGTTAAACATCAAGAAAGGGTCAAAGGGTGTTCAGATTGTGAAGAACACCATCAGTGAGTGTGAAGAGCAAGGGATCAAAGGAGAGGAAAAGGTTTGTGTAACATCATTGGAGTCTATGGTTGATTTCACTACTTCTAAACTTGGTAAAAATGTTGAGGCTGTTTCAACAGAAGTGAACAAAGAAAGTAATTTACAACAATATACAATAGCATCTGGAGTGAAGAAGTTGGGTGAGAAGAACAAAGCTGTTGTGTGTCACAAAGAGAATTACCCTTATGCAGTGTTTTACTGTCACAAAACAGATACAACTAAAGCTTACTCTGTGCCTTTGGAGGGTGCTGATGGAAGCAGAGTTAAAGCTATTGCTGTGTGTCACACTGATACATCAGAATGGAACCCAAAACATTTGGCATTTCAAGTACTCAAAGTTCAACCTGGGACTGTTCCAGTTTGTCACCTCCTACCTGAGGATCATGTTGTTTGGATTCGCAAGTAG
- the LOC11425657 gene encoding BURP domain protein RD22 isoform X1 — MDFHLVHTITFFMLVVVATNATMLPPQLYWKSMLPTSLMPKAITNLLHPAGYWSEEKGTWVDAGKGGVDVGVRKGYYEGGGTDMNVGVGRSPFSYNYAASETQLHDKPNVALFFLEKDLHHGTKLNLQFTKTTSNAATFLPRQVANSIPFSLNKVEYIINKLNIKKGSKGVQIVKNTISECEEQGIKGEEKVCVTSLESMVDFTTSKLGKNVEAVSTEVNKESNLQQYTIASGVKKLGEKNKAVVCHKENYPYAVFYCHKTDTTKAYSVPLEGADGSRVKAIAVCHTDTSEWNPKHLAFQVLKVQPGTVPVCHLLPEDHVVWIRK, encoded by the exons ATGGATTTTCATCTTGTTCACACCATTACTTTTTTCATG CTTGTGGTAGTGGCAACTAATGCTACAATGTTACCTCCTCAACTTTACTGGAAATCCATGCTTCCAACCTCTTTGATGCCAAAAGCCATCACTAATCTGCTACACCCTG CTGGATATTGGAGTGAAGAGAAAGGAACTTGGGTTGATGCAGGCAAGGGTGGTGTAGATGTTGGAGTCAGAAAGGGATACTATGAAGGAGGTGGCACTGATATGAATGTTGGAGTTGGACGTTCTCCATTTAGTTACAATTATGCTGCAAGTGAGACTCAGTTACATGATAAACCAAATGTAGCACTCTTCTTTTTGGAAAAGGACTTGCATCATGGAACAAAACTGAACTTGCAATTCACTAAGACCACTTCAAATGCGGCAACATTCTTGCCGCGCCAAGTTGCTAATTCAATACCTTTTTCATTAAACAAGGTGGAATACATAATCAACAAGTTAAACATCAAGAAAGGGTCAAAGGGTGTTCAGATTGTGAAGAACACCATCAGTGAGTGTGAAGAGCAAGGGATCAAAGGAGAGGAAAAGGTTTGTGTAACATCATTGGAGTCTATGGTTGATTTCACTACTTCTAAACTTGGTAAAAATGTTGAGGCTGTTTCAACAGAAGTGAACAAAGAAAGTAATTTACAACAATATACAATAGCATCTGGAGTGAAGAAGTTGGGTGAGAAGAACAAAGCTGTTGTGTGTCACAAAGAGAATTACCCTTATGCAGTGTTTTACTGTCACAAAACAGATACAACTAAAGCTTACTCTGTGCCTTTGGAGGGTGCTGATGGAAGCAGAGTTAAAGCTATTGCTGTGTGTCACACTGATACATCAGAATGGAACCCAAAACATTTGGCATTTCAAGTACTCAAAGTTCAACCTGGGACTGTTCCAGTTTGTCACCTCCTACCTGAGGATCATGTTGTTTGGATTCGCAAGTAG